The following are encoded together in the Terriglobales bacterium genome:
- a CDS encoding arginine decarboxylase, pyruvoyl-dependent, producing the protein MVPRRIFLTKGVGKHKERLTSFELALRDAGIASQNLVRVSSIFPPQCKVIPRALGLRHLNHGEVVFAVVAENSTHEPHRLLASSIGLAIPADRSTYGYLSEHHSFGETDDQAGDYAEELAAEMLATTLDVEFDPDKSWDEKKEVYRLSNKIVRTMNVTQSAVGDKNGKWTTVISAAIFIF; encoded by the coding sequence ATGGTCCCGCGCCGGATCTTCCTCACTAAGGGCGTTGGCAAGCACAAGGAACGTCTGACATCGTTTGAGCTGGCGCTGCGCGACGCGGGCATCGCGTCGCAAAATCTGGTGCGCGTCTCTTCTATCTTTCCGCCGCAGTGCAAGGTCATCCCTCGCGCCCTCGGTCTTCGCCACCTCAATCACGGGGAGGTTGTCTTCGCGGTGGTCGCGGAAAACTCCACGCATGAGCCGCACCGGCTGCTGGCGTCCAGTATCGGGCTCGCCATCCCAGCTGATCGCTCCACTTACGGCTATCTGAGCGAGCACCATTCTTTCGGAGAGACCGACGACCAGGCCGGTGACTACGCCGAAGAACTCGCCGCCGAAATGCTCGCTACCACCCTGGACGTCGAGTTTGACCCGGACAAATCCTGGGACGAGAAGAAAGAGGTCTACCGCCTTTCGAACAAAATTGTCCGCACCATGAATGTCACGCAGTCAGCCGTGGGCGACAAAAACGGCAAGTGGACCACCGTCATCTCCGCTGCCATCTTTATCTTTTGA